The following are encoded in a window of Saccharothrix longispora genomic DNA:
- a CDS encoding transglycosylase family protein codes for MASYRGKHRPSVSPAARRVAKVAVAGVIVGAPLAMAAGTASAQGSGVNWDTVAACESGGNWSINTGNGYYGGLQFLPSTWRANGGSGMPHQASREEQIRVAENVLVSQGIGAWPVCGPKGLGGAAAPARQAPPAPVQQSAPVQQQQPRSAPVQQQAAPAPVVVALPSSNPAGDYEIKAGDSLSKIADELKIEGGWAKLHELNKDFIPNADLIMPGMKIATK; via the coding sequence ATGGCTTCTTACCGAGGCAAGCACCGCCCGTCCGTCTCCCCCGCCGCCCGTCGTGTCGCGAAGGTCGCCGTCGCCGGCGTCATCGTCGGCGCGCCGCTGGCGATGGCCGCCGGCACCGCGTCCGCGCAGGGCTCCGGCGTCAACTGGGACACGGTCGCCGCGTGCGAGAGCGGCGGCAACTGGAGCATCAACACCGGCAACGGCTACTACGGCGGGCTGCAGTTCCTGCCGTCCACGTGGCGTGCCAACGGCGGCTCCGGGATGCCCCACCAGGCTTCACGGGAAGAGCAGATCCGCGTCGCGGAGAACGTCCTGGTCTCCCAGGGCATCGGCGCCTGGCCCGTCTGCGGCCCCAAGGGCCTCGGCGGCGCCGCGGCCCCCGCCCGCCAGGCCCCGCCGGCCCCGGTGCAGCAGAGCGCCCCGGTCCAGCAGCAGCAGCCGCGTTCGGCCCCGGTGCAGCAGCAGGCCGCCCCCGCCCCCGTGGTGGTGGCGCTGCCGTCGTCCAACCCCGCCGGCGACTACGAGATCAAGGCGGGCGACAGCCTGTCCAAGATCGCGGACGAGCTGAAGATCGAGGGTGGCTGGGCGAAGCTCCACGAGCTGAACAAGGACTTCATCCCGAACGCCGACCTGATCATGCCGGGCATGAAGATCGCCACCAAGTGA
- the moaC gene encoding cyclic pyranopterin monophosphate synthase MoaC, producing MTQQFTHLDQAGAARMVDVSGKEPTTRTAVASGVLRTTAEVVALLARDGLPKGDALATARIAGIMAAKRTPDLVPLCHPIALSGVKVDLELGDAEVRVTATVRTTDRTGVEMEALTAVAVAGLTLHDMVKAVDPAASMDAVRVERKEGGKTGLWERP from the coding sequence ATGACCCAGCAGTTCACGCACCTGGACCAGGCCGGGGCGGCCCGGATGGTCGACGTGTCCGGCAAGGAGCCGACCACCCGCACCGCCGTCGCCTCCGGCGTGCTGCGCACCACCGCCGAGGTGGTGGCGCTGCTCGCCCGCGACGGCCTGCCCAAGGGCGACGCGCTCGCCACGGCCCGCATCGCCGGGATCATGGCGGCCAAGCGCACGCCGGACCTGGTGCCGCTGTGCCACCCCATCGCGCTGTCGGGCGTGAAGGTCGACCTGGAACTCGGCGACGCCGAGGTCCGCGTCACGGCGACCGTGCGCACCACCGACCGCACCGGCGTGGAGATGGAGGCGCTGACCGCGGTCGCCGTGGCCGGGCTGACCCTGCACGACATGGTGAAGGCGGTCGACCCGGCGGCGTCGATGGACGCGGTGCGCGTCGAGCGCAAGGAGGGCGGCAAGACCGGCCTCTGGGAGCGCCCGTGA